One Haloarchaeobius amylolyticus genomic window, GCGACCGAGAGGGAGCGCGAGCCGGTGTTCGTGACGGTCACGGTCAGCGTGTCCGTGCTCGCGTTGTAGCTCACGTTCGTCACGTTCATGTCCGTGTTCCGGCGGTCCAGTTCGCGCTCGCCGCGGTCGTCGACCGCGTCGGTGACCCGCTCGTTCGCGGTCTCTACGACCGGGTAGGCGGTGCTCACGGTGAGCAGAAAGCCCACGAACAGGATGGCCGTCGCGCCGCTGGTGCTCAGTCCCATGGTTACAGTCCGGTGTCGTCCATCGTCTCCTGGACCGCGCTGAGCTTCATGATGTACTCGTAGCTCTCGGCGTGGTCCTCGGCGTCCAGTTCCTCCGGGTCGCGACTCGGGTCGACGTTCAGGTCGAGGTCCGGCCCCGAGAGCACGCCCTCGAGGTAGGCCTTGACCGCCGGCGAGATCCACCCGATCTCCTCGTAGTACGCGATGGCCCGCAGCGTCGCCGCGGGGCCCGCGCTGGTCACGAGGTCGGTCATCCACTCGAACACGATGATGTCCGTCGCGTACGTGTCCGCGAGGTCCGGCAGTGTCGCGTCGTTCCCGGGCCCGCTGGCCGTGACGAACGGGTCCGCCGCCGCATCGGCCGCCGGTGACTCGTCGTCGCCATCCCGGTCCGGGCGGGCGGGTTCCTGTTCGACGGTACTCATCTCCGCGTCCTCCGTCTCGGCCGTCGCCTCGACCTGTATCTCGTTGTCCGGTTCATCGTCATCCTCCGCATGCGTCGTCTGTTCCGTGTCACCGTCGTCATCGAGTGCCTCGTGGTCCGCTTCGGCGGCCGCCTCGGCCGCCTGTTCCGCCTTCAGGTCGTCGAACGAGACCGCCTCCTCGTCGGCGGCGCCCTCGTCCTCGTCTGCGTCGGCCTCGCCCGTCGACGCGGTCGGCTCGACAGGGACCTCCCTGTCGTCCGGGTCCTCGTCGTCGTGTTCGGCCTCCTCGTCCTCGTCGCCGGCCGGCATCCCGGCCGGTTCCTCGGCGTCGACGGCGAGGCCGAACCCCTCGGCGTCCTCGTCCATGGCCGCCCCCGGTTGCCCGCCCTCCATGAACGGGTTCGCGCTGGCGGTCAACTGGTCGTAGATGCCGAGCAGCTGGCGGACCGTGTCGTTCACGTCCTCGATGCGGTCGGCGACCTGCTCCTGCGAGCCCTGGATGGTCTCGAGCTGGTTCTGCGAACTGTGCAGGTCCTCCTCCATCCCGTCGATACGCTGTTCGAGCGTCTCGATCTGCTCTTCCTGGTCGAGCTCGTCGATGGAGACGCCCGCGGTCTGGGGCTGGGTGCCGGGACCGCCCTGTCCGGGCATGCCGCCCTGGCCACCCTGGCCGCCCATCCCACCCTGGGGCCCCTGCGCCGACTGCTGTTGCTGGCCCTGCCCGGCACCGGGTCCGTTGCCCCGTGCCTGGTTGCCGTCCGTGCCGAGGAAATCGGCGAGGATGTCTCGGAGTCCCATGTGGTGGTCTCAGTACTCGTTCTCGCCCGCGTGCGAGCCGTCGGCTCCCCGACGTGGTTCGAGTCCTGCGACCGTCTCTGTGCTCTCAGCAGTCACCGTCGAACACTACTGCCGTGTGTCGTATAGAGGCTCGTACGAGTTCGCAGGCCGACTCGGTGGGCGTATCGAGCCGTGAGTCGGCGGCCGATTCGGCGTTCGAAATGATACGGGCCTTGATAGGTGCCTGCACCGATGCCACACTCGGGGAACACTCCCCAAGCTGTGATGCTACACATCGGCTCACCCCGGAACGGGGAACGACGTTCGCGGCAGCCCGCGACGGGCGAGAGTGTCTCGTCCTCGCAGCTGCCGGTTGGCCCATTCGGGCCATGCGCAGCTGGTCACGCACCCGTGGGCCATCTCGCCCGCGCGGTCGTGAGTGAGCCGCTCGCACACGGGGTGAAATACCGATGAACGTAACGGAATCAAAAGATGGTGACCGCGGGCAGGTCGGAATCGGCACCTTGATCATCTTTATCGCGATGGTCCTGGTGGCCGCAGTTGCAGCTGGCGTGTTGATCAACACGGCCGGCATGCTCGAAGCGAAGGCGTCGGACACGAGTTCCGACGCCCAGGCCCAGGTCTCGAATCACATCACCGTCGTTTCGGCGACCGGTGAGGTGAACGCAAACGGCACCGGCATCACCAAGGTCAACATCACCTTGATGAAAGCAGCCGGTGCCGGCGACATAGACCTGACCAAGGCGTCCTTCGAGTGGGTCTCCGACACGTCAGCAGTGACGCTGTCGGAGTCCGACGCCGCGATCAATCTCACGAAGATGAGCGGCGACTCGAACACGACGCTGAACGACCGCTCCGACCGTATCCGCGTCACCATCAACGTCACTGACCCAGCAGTCGAAGGAACGTACCTCGCAGAGGGCGAAAAAGCGATGTTACAGATAGTCGACGCGTCGGGCGCAAAGACGCTCTACGGCGTCAACGTCCCGTCGACCATCTCCGACGAGAAATTCGTCAAAGTCTGAGGTACGACGCAACCGCCCCCGCACGGGGCGCACGAACACACATGAACGAACGCACAACCAACGCGGACGCGAACGCAGACGGGGTCCTCTCGCCGGAGGACCTGGCTCCCGACGAGGACCGCCTGACGGTCCTCGACGAGAACCGGTTCGTCGTTACGGCGAACGAGGGCACCCCTGCGAACACGTACGGCGGTGAGAATCGGTTACCGGACGTGGACCCGGCGATCATCCCAGACGGCGGGTCCGACACCTGGGACCGGGACCGGTCGACCAGCGGGTCGACCGACCCCGCCGATACGCTAGCGAACGCGAGTGCCCAGTACGGTGTGGACGTGACGGTGAAGACCGACGACGGTATCGCGCGTGAACAGTTGACCTCGAACGA contains:
- a CDS encoding flagellin; the protein is MGLSTSGATAILFVGFLLTVSTAYPVVETANERVTDAVDDRGERELDRRNTDMNVTNVSYNASTDTLTVTVTNTGSRSLSVAETDLLVDGEYRTDATTSVAGDGARDLWMPGESLAFELTGVTTAPDRVKLVTEYGVAETITEV
- a CDS encoding FlaD/FlaE family flagellar protein, translated to MGLRDILADFLGTDGNQARGNGPGAGQGQQQQSAQGPQGGMGGQGGQGGMPGQGGPGTQPQTAGVSIDELDQEEQIETLEQRIDGMEEDLHSSQNQLETIQGSQEQVADRIEDVNDTVRQLLGIYDQLTASANPFMEGGQPGAAMDEDAEGFGLAVDAEEPAGMPAGDEDEEAEHDDEDPDDREVPVEPTASTGEADADEDEGAADEEAVSFDDLKAEQAAEAAAEADHEALDDDGDTEQTTHAEDDDEPDNEIQVEATAETEDAEMSTVEQEPARPDRDGDDESPAADAAADPFVTASGPGNDATLPDLADTYATDIIVFEWMTDLVTSAGPAATLRAIAYYEEIGWISPAVKAYLEGVLSGPDLDLNVDPSRDPEELDAEDHAESYEYIMKLSAVQETMDDTGL
- a CDS encoding archaellin/type IV pilin N-terminal domain-containing protein, with protein sequence MNVTESKDGDRGQVGIGTLIIFIAMVLVAAVAAGVLINTAGMLEAKASDTSSDAQAQVSNHITVVSATGEVNANGTGITKVNITLMKAAGAGDIDLTKASFEWVSDTSAVTLSESDAAINLTKMSGDSNTTLNDRSDRIRVTINVTDPAVEGTYLAEGEKAMLQIVDASGAKTLYGVNVPSTISDEKFVKV
- a CDS encoding DUF7500 family protein, whose translation is MNERTTNADANADGVLSPEDLAPDEDRLTVLDENRFVVTANEGTPANTYGGENRLPDVDPAIIPDGGSDTWDRDRSTSGSTDPADTLANASAQYGVDVTVKTDDGIAREQLTSNDIRVVFTKLLRWYAQQLDDELPAEETLQILLDASDLEVTY